The segment ATTAGTGGTTTgaagggctgggcaatatatcaatattatattagtCTATAACCCGTCGTTCCACTtttgggattgctccgttgcttctggaaattccgccggatgtccctcatttcggccagatgtccgtccccttcctcttcctttgtgttggcgttctaacctccggtggatttgtgaggactatggttagctgctcctcagatctctgcagggtaaatccagacagctagctagactatctgtccaatcggagttttctgttgcacgactaaaactacttttgaactacacacattccaccaaaacaagttccttccagaggctatttagcagaggcaccgtggctccgtccggagcttagcaccgcccaagacgattgtgattggtttaaagaaatgccaataaaccagagcacgtttttctcccatcctggaatgctgtgtggactagtcagaccctcctccgcagcgctgtagaggaaggtctggcgatgCAACActaatatattgatattgtgatattaaatgagatatcatcttagattttgcatattgtaatatgacacaagtgttgtcttttcctgggtttaaaggctgcattacagtaaagttatgtcattttctgaatttaccagactttCTCAGTTCTATTATTTGTCTGTTTaacacttagtcattatatccacattactgatgattatttatcacaaatctcattgtgtaaatatattgtcaaccctacaatatcggtaatgaagtatttggtcaaaaatattgtgatatttgattttctccatattgcccagccctagttgtttGGGctctaaaatatcagaaaatggtgaagAATGTcgagtgtttcccaaagcccaagatgacgtcctcaaatgtcctGCTTTGTCCAcaattcaaaaatattcagttaaCTGTCACAGAgacactagaaaatattcacatttaacaagctggaatcagatcAAAAATGACAATTTTCAAAATAGTTAGCGATTAAttcaatagttgacaactaattgatcgATTAATCATTGTAGGTCTAGTTTAGTGCAGTCTCAACATATACTGAAACAATGAGGACAACTGTAATCCAATACAGCTGCCCTGCATCCACTACTTCAATAAAGCACGTTGTCAGAACAAGGTTTCAATTCTTCCAAACCCTGCTGTGTAATAAGATTTATTTTCAGATATCATGCATGACATGAACAAATGGATGACAGGGTTTCCTccagtgtattgcaagcctggtgACTCACCGGGCCTAAGTTGCCCCCCAGCAGGACTAAACCACTGGGAACTTTGTTTTAAAgatgccctgccacacaaaaccatttttagttgtatttttttttaaatatgttaggtccatatgtgtttgtgttatgtcatgaatgtgaaaatgagctCTAGcctagtgttaatttcgtcagacgagacgatactaactttttttccatgactaagacgagacgatgacgagactgcgccaatgtccaaaaacgctgactaagactaaattaacgtgcattattgttgatgaaaaaagacgagactaaaatgttttgcataaaataaaaaccaagataaaatctctcttcattttcgtctacaatcgtctctactttttcatcatgagataaaatattcagctgttaccgagacccggtgctacgaCACCAACAGGTGCcctaacgaccgttatctaacggaccgaatagcaatgcagatttcggtgccacttaaatgcctgcgcttctctctgacctcagtcacattagctacaaaagAGAGTGACATGCACTCGCTTGTGGGCACTCCTGGGCGTGCCTAGCCTACTACTAAAATATATgagataaaatgccaaacatatcaGATATATACAGAAATACGATGTCCTGAAGCGTTTTCCACCATCttgaattattttcttcaaCTCGAGCCACTGACCTACGTCACGCTGCCCCTTCACTCCGATTGGCTGTCGCTTTGTCGCATCGCTCAGGATTTGCATAAAATAGGCAGCGGCGAGCTCGTCGCTTGTCGCTGGCAAACGGCCACTCCCgttgaaaatgaatggcagcctGTCGCTTTGTCTCTGCctcttgtagctaatgtgactgggGGGGGTCATGCtcctaaacggacgttagagtcaaccgaaacatcgctgcacggggcgctagttaacactacacttggcagcaggtagcgttagcttagcgttagctagcagttggagtaaacacggttacaatgctgacagctaaacggtgtaaaggtttgtctctatttcaccgtgtaggattccaacacgagacgtacgacagtctgcagctgccgttgtctaaaaaacaacacatatgttgcgttcacttgaaatacgcctcgccagtttcgtgctgcatttatttttgtgtaAAATATCCCTTTCCcatggttgtttttgtcgtttactggtgaaataaggaagaggctcaatatttatataactttatataatttatttttataactatttgactgaaatggttatcaaaaataatttatttaaaaaaaaaagactaaaacgttttgactaaaacttgactaaaatggcgagacttttagtcaactaaaagttgactaacaacattttttggcacaagactaagactaaattaaaaataggtgacaaaattaacactactctagccactgaacagaaataagcagagaaatcaggccaattataaaagctggtcagtctgacgtggtgtcgcctgagctcattactattcatgagctcgcccagttgcactgggtaaaggatgcttatagccaggctctcattggctagctgttagccaatcagagtcaagcagcttagctcgttgaatattaatgagaactggcgcaaatcgagctgagtcttccagcaggctttctataccacgctagaatggcttgaaacaagttaaccataaattttttttacagagtccatggttgaacttcagacattaccacaaggTAATGAAATgcatgtggcagggcacctttaatgtatttttgagACGTTCATCaaactacagttacagtggggTGGTGTAAGGAATTATGTCTATAATGAAGCCCCCCGTTTCACTTCATTGTATGGTACAGTAATGCATACACTCACATTCCTGGACTTATATGGTACTCAAAGCGTAAGCTAACTTTCTGTGTCCTGAGTCTAATACAACACTCACATTCCTGAACTTAAAGATAATCAAAGCTTGAGCTAACTAACTGTGTGTTCTATGTCTATGCATCTAGAATACAGAAATATTTCTACAGCGGCTCGGTTGGAAACTTTTAATATTCTCAATTCTCCAGTAAGCTTTTAGTACTGATTTAATGTAGGACCCTATGTaatctgttatatatatatatatttttaaatgtagtttCATGATTCCATCCATTCCATTAAAAGCTGCCGTTAGTCTGAAACCCTGTGATGATGTGGCACAGAGAGCAAATCAATGTTATTTTGCAAAAACAAAGAGGCCAGAACATGGCTCAGTCCTGCAGTTGGAACTCTTTTGATCAATACTGTCTGCAGAAACAAGCAAACGGTTCTTCCACTCACCGATGTCAGCATAAATCACAGCCTCCTCTGGTCCAGCCTTGGAGATAACTTCTCCCCTGCAACGACACACTGCAACAATCACACGCTGGAAAATcttcacagaaaacaaaagaaaagctttCAATATGACACCAATATCCATGGAAAAAGACTGTTAGTTAGAACGTCATCAAGTACGTTTACTAAACTACTGTTCCTAATTTTGAGATTCTTACTATtactactccactacatctcaaaGGGAAAAACTGTACTTTTAACTCCACTCTATTTACTTGACAAACTAAGattttatgaataaaacatatgatcatttattaaatatgatgcattggTATAAATTAGACTACTAACTACTTAAAGTAGTTAAACTTAGCTTCACCTTAACCAGTAAAATGTCAATTACACGTGAATGTACACGTTCTGCATAAAGAATGCTACTTTTCTTAGCGCTTTGGATATTTTTAGTACATCTTGCTGATAACCCGtctatactttttattttaaatgcaggacttcaacttgtaatggagtatttttacctttttgaaGTGTTGTGAATAATGTTACATTCCAGATTCCattctgttttatttgtttcctAAATTGCAACACTGTTTTCCTATCTGTGTGAACAGACCTCGGGACAATTCTTTCTGCCCCTCCTGACTCGTTCCTATCTTACTACATGTCATTCGAGAATATGTATATCCTcgtgtgtctcattaaacctttagAACATTGCGAACCGAACCCTGCTTTGTTCTCTGAGATCTCACCACTGCTCTCAGAATCAACTCCCAGGGGTCCCAGCCAGTGTTGTGTCAAAATGTGATCAAATCTGGTTTATAATTAAATTATGGGCAAATATACGCTGTGTGTCAATGTGGTATAGATAGGTGACTTCACCAGAAAGACTGACCTGAGAAGGCGGTCCTTAGACTCCAAAGTATCCAATTGGATTCTCAAACAGCATGTCCTGAAAACGGTTACTGGTGGATTTCTTTTTGACGACACTAGACAAAGGGATCTTCAGTAAGCATTCCGGAACTTACTctggttttttgtgtgttgaaCTCTTTTTGAGCACATTAAACTCTTTTTACATCTGATTCTGACCGTGTGGATTTTTCTAAGACCTTTTGGGATTTTGTCATACTTTGAAGGGAAACAGGaagagcattaaaaaaaagaaggggaaGTTGGCGTTCAGGTCCGAGCCATTAATCTGGCCTGGGCGTCGGATCTATAATTCACTACGCTACAACACCAGAAGATGGTAGGATTCCAACCACAAAACAATCCTGCTCGGATTGAAATACTTTTGACTGACATAAGTCATCTATCGCTTTCCTTTCATTAACTTATGGCTCCCTCGCTACCCCAGCGTCACTAACTGGTGTTCCCTCTGATTCCATTCACACAGTCACACCCAGTATGAGCTGGCCAGAGCGTGCAGAAGGTAATAGGTTACTGCTTGGTACTGTACCATGGGTTTACAACAGTGCTGTGACCCCAGGCCACGTATGAAGAGGTTTCATCTCTGGCAGGAGACGCCGTGGCCACGTACACTTGGTTATCAATCGCCCTGCGAAGGAGACAATGAGACCATGATCAAAGCATACAGCAGTAGCTAACAGTGGCTCCTGTTAGCTTtaaacattttagatttttttattttattatctatGGCCAAAAATGGTTTTTAATAGTAAAGGTTGCTGACCACTGCTCTAGACTGCTCTTAAAACCAAAacatataataattaataattatcaCATcattactttatatatatatatatatatatatatatatatatatatatatatatatatatatatatatatatatatatatatatatatatatatatatatatatataaataaagatataCTTTAATCACAACGAAGAACACGGTCTTTGGTGTTGCTTCcgttaaaaatacaaaatgtagcAAATGATGCATTTATTAACCATAATTAGTTTGCTGTTTCTCAAGGTACTTTCTGTTTGTAATATCtttcatttggcttttttttttattatgataCAAGTATCAAGATTTTCAAAATGCATACTTTATATAAACTTTATAAAAAGTTGTTCATGGACACAAAAAGCTACATGagacattttacaaaaatatacagCATAATGGTGACTATGATTATCAGATGAATGTGATCTAATAGTCAAACTTTAGGCTATGGTTGCAGAAAAtacttctttctttctgttcctcttcctcccctcacTCTAAATAATATTACATGGTGTGGAATGTATTCATTCATGCCTCAAGTTTAGAATATCATGTTGTCTTATGAGTGACATAAATCAGCCCCtatatatagggctgggcaataattcAATATGATAATGTATCGTCTTTCAATGGAATCTTATCGTGATGAAaccatatatctatatatatattaacactGTTTACCGCATTGTTGATTTATATATCGATATCAATGtttttggtcaagaatattgtgatatctgattttctccagatcgcccagccctatatataAGATAGTTGGTATCAAAGTAAAATGTGTCTTCACTAGATAATGAAGTGAGTGAGGACAGTGACTGGGACTGTGAGACTGACCTCCCCCTCTGAAGCAGCTCCCAGTGAGCTGGACCTGTGGTCATGTTGAAGGCTCCAGGGTAGACCAGCAGCTGACAGCCTGAGGACAACAGGACAACCCCGTCAACCCTCCCGCACACACACCGTTAAAAACAGCCCAGTGGACGCCACGTCTCATCCATAGACtgaataatattaatggacaaaacatccggttcggcgaagtgctgcaaatgtggaagtgccttaaacctgcatccTATCTGAaatccagcagggggagacacttgcggttgcaaaaggaggttggtttctctagaagtctatgagaatgtaacccacttctcacttgatttatcagtaaacattttcataatgagtttatgatctcaatcgctagttttaagtcttcgcaacacagaatgatgttaatgttttgaattatggtctcgttgactttaaaatcggcgataaagcgggggtgttttagggtgtggctatgatgtgattgccattgaaagtgtgtaacgtaacgtggctcctccctcacgtctaaaatcgtcacatccgcaaccaggatggctgcgcccataACGGCAAACTCAACGACTCACAGAAGATccgtccattaatattaacagtccaTGGTCTCATCAGACACTTACCCTCCCTGCTGTAGAGCTGCGCCAGCTCAGCAAACCTCATGTCATAGCAAATCCCCACGCCCACTTTACAGAACGCTGGCGGAGGAGTTACAGAGAAAACAGATTCAGATGAAGCTCGTCCAGCTGTAAGGATGATGAGAGAGATGTCACTTACGTGTTTGGAACATTGACAAACTGTTGCCTGGGCTCAGAGTCTCGGACTCCTGGAAGCGGATTTTCCCCGGAACGTCAATGTCAAAGAGGTGAATCTTCGAGGAGGAAACATGAAGAGAAAAACGTGGAGGTGGTCAACGTCCTGCTGTAATCTATGTGAGGTTGTTAAGtaaacaaatgacaaatgaaATAGTGCAGTTGATGCACACATACCTTCCTATGTTTAAGAATCAGCTCTCCATCAGGCCCAAACACTGTACAGCTGTTGTACAATTTCCCACCGTCCTCTTCAGGGATGGATCCTGGGGAACAACAAGTCACACTGTTCATTGCTCCGCTCTGGAAAAGTTTTTTGTATGATTTCACTGGTGATCTGTGCACAGAAACAAGATTGTTTTGCTGCAAGAAGAGCATACAATGTAACAAAGCAGGTGCAATCAACAGTTAGGCATTCAATGTATTCTGgaagtttttttgtgatgaaGGTAAATTAAGATTATCTACCTTTTGGCTGCGCCAAATTCTCAACTATTAGCCTCATCGACCAATATAACTGATTTCCCACACTTCTCAGGTTTACTTCTAACAACTCCCAGAGAGAAAAGTTGATGCTTTTTCCACAGCCTTTAGACATGTCATAGCAGCAGAAGCACAGGTGTGACTCATGTCtcaatatattataatttaggTGTGTCAGTTCCGGGGCCCTGCCCTGTATTGGTCATGCTCCTTGCTTCAGCGACTTCACCTGAGCTTTACTGGCAAAATGTCTGTCGTTAAAAAGGCTTATTGTGGGTTGTATGGAGCAAGATCAAACCTACGTGATAGAGGCTATTCTGTGGATACATTTTATCAAATATTAAACACTGCAGTGGTTGTAAATGGATCATCCACTTGTCAAACATATACTGTTATAATTATTAATACAGTTCAAATGCGACTAAAATTGTAAACGTAAATGAGGAACAGTGACAGTATTGCCAGTTGTTATGCAATGCTATTGTTTTGAAGCTGTTTCTTTAAGCTGCTCCCTCCGCTAAAACACAATATTTCAAGTGAGATCACTTATTAATTCTGCTGCTAGTTGTAAAGGTCTGTCAGCCTTTAACTCTGTGGCACTAATACCAAAACCTGATGTGTGCAGTACTGGTGTTCTAGATAGAAGGGAATGCTGGGAATGctggcatcacacacacacacacacacacacacacacacacacacacacacacacacacacacacacacacacacacacacacacacacacacacacacacacacacacacacacacacacacacacacacacacacacacacacacacacacacacacacacacacacacacacacgtttggggtcacttagaaatttccattccagacagaatacagtaccagcagagatcagttgcattgtttttctttttcagaaaaaaattcagaagctaaaagactcaaaaatggattttatatgaattcttttctacaaatatgtctgtgcgtttttttatttctatttgaaaagtgcaaataaaaaagccaaaaaactacaaaatacaacacttctcaaatacacaaacaaacccacatcaatcacctttccaatgatatcaggcacatccctgagtgtcaaagtatatgggagctgtaccacttttaatttgggtatgacgtttagaccaaaaagcatgaatttcaagtgtttcttcagctacttctttctacaacagtcgagaacccttttgcaattatgtaagcaaataatgtaatctgaaaactgctgccctggttaaaaaaaacaatacaactgatctcagcaggtattgtgtctggaatggagtggaatggaaatttctaagtgaccccaaacttttgaccggtagtgtatatatatacacacatatatatatatacacacatatacatatatatatatatatatatatatatatatatatatatatatacatatacatacacacacacacatacatacatatatatacatacatacatacatacatacatacatacatatatatatatatatatatatatatatatatatatatatatatatatatatatatatatatatacacacacacacacacatacatatatatatatatatatatatatatatatatatatatatatatatatatatatatacacacacacacacacacatacatatatatatatataaaaagggcCCATGATTTTACAAGAAAATCTTATCTCaaaatgttttctgaaaaaagacaaaagaaacaaaactgaCACATTTGTAACACATTGCACATTGAATATAATACTGTATTGTAAATATATCCACAAGACTTCCAAGTTTCAGAGCAGAATTATCATTAGAAGTAAACATTCAGATGCAAATTTCCAGTAGAGGAAAAATACTTCCACTACTCTATGGAGCCTGGTATGTATGGCAGTACAGCCTACCTCCCACTAGAAACACCTTATTCTCCTTGGCTGCCTCTGACAGCACCTGAGTGGACTCTCCTGGGATCCTCTCAGCATACTCTGAGAAGAAGCTGGTTCCATAAGGAGAATTGAAGCATTCCTGTATTaatgacaggtgacagacagcAGGAAGTGAATGCTGACTCATGCACTGAGCACAAATCAGAATGTATCCCCTTGCGTGTTTGACTAATACTACTAAATAATATTTGAGGTACTTGCCATTATGGTTATAGGATGTGCAATGCCTGATAGGGTACTGGTGcaatatatatgttatatttcATATGGTATTATGCAATTGGGCATTGTGTGCAATACAGAAGTTATTGACCACAGCATGAGTTAAAGGGTGCAACCATTATcaaaataaagtgcaatacaaGGGGGAGGACGTGTTGTGGGTTCTTTTCTGTTCTTCTGTGATTGTgaggaaaggtgtgtgtgtgtgtgtgtgtgtgtgtgtgtgtgtgtgtgtgtgtgtgtgtgtgaaaggctTACACCCCCCCCTCCTGCTCACCGGCAGCAGCACCACTTTGCTGCCTTGTCCCGCAGCCTCGTTCACCAGCCTCCGGGCTCTGCTCAGGTTGTCCTGCTTGACGCTCGTCACCTGCAGCTGGACCACAGCCAGGCGGAACTCTAACAACAACCAGTCAGTGTTGTTAACGGTACAACTTTAGAACTGGGAGAACACTCGGAGGAGACATTTACAGACTGGATGTGCATAATTAGCTACAACTTcacattcatttaaataaatgacatgaCACAGAGTAGATAACTTTGTACTTACTGGACATCGCTTTAGCTAAAGTGGACATGAACGCAGAGTAGTTTTGTTTGGTGTCACAGTCCAGAGCAGAGCACGTGATTCCGGATGGCTATgtggttttcaaaataagagtctATCGTTAGTCGAAAGTCCTGGCCAGTAACGGGTTTTACGAcgtcaggtaaaaaaaaaacacatagatACAAAAGAATGATAATGAAGGCCTGCAGATGCAAACTGATCGTTCCTCTATCTTATCTATTAAAGGCACACGACGACACATGCTAGAGCTTATCTTAAGTGTAGCACCATTAATGTGAAGTTTAGAGACGGAAGTTACGTCAGCAGGGGGTGTCAGTGCATGCCTTTCCTCATTGGTTAATCAGCAACAAATATCTTAAAAATTAACATAATTGACACTACAGGGGTTACTCAGTATGAACCgctctcttaatacatccgtggtaTGAACACAAATTCATTGTGCAatgtgcatatactgtatatttacacTACATAAAATTGCCACATAATTTCCTTTTTGAATGTTTGGACCtttattaaaggtgcagtaggtaagacttataaaactaacttttttgtcatattttctgaaactgaccctatgttccagtagaactacatgaagcaggtaatacttttttttttttatctggctcctctggcaccacctacagcctgtagtgtgatttgcaaaaatccacagctccctgttcagatgcaccaaacagggcagggggggggggtgtctgtgtgtcaataggctcgttggagatgaactgcgcttCAACTGTAAAGTGGACAAGAGCAGGCGGGAGCAGCCGGGGGCGTTGACAAAAGTCTGTTGTCAAGTGGGacagtttccagcagccttcaggctgaacaggaagtcacagaaacactgtggttgCGATTCTGATttcataaaatgttatcagacccatagattagctcctacacagtctccagttgttttaattatgacagagtagctctcaAAATGCTcaacatgtgatctgttgctgattttaattaccaacagactgtagatgatccgtaatctgaacagatttagtctctctgacttctaaataTCACTATCAgtcacacaacatgtgttctgtacagaataagcttttaaatcagacaaatagcaactaaaatccctccaattcaaaatcaataaaaagtttatataaaacgtcatcatgttgagtcgattctgaaccaatcagctgttagatcagctgagaggccggcatTTCCCAGCAtaccctgggtccgcctgggtcttgcagtcggtttgactttttgcagattttttttttttacctatctTCCATTTAACATTTCAAACAGAAAGCATGGTATTGCTGTTCCACCATGACCATGACTTTGTTACAATGGTCAGAAATAAGACCCTAGTGTAAAGATTCTTGTTCCAATATTTAAAGAGTAATTACTCTGCAAATAGCTTTCCAACAGAGGAAAAATGTGAAACGTCTCCGTCGTGTTGTAATCTAACCACGATTTGAAGTTATGTCACATAATTACATAATGCATGAATGAGTATACTTACACAGGTGCATTCGAATAATCTTCATTTATTACAAACAGAAACACTTAGAAAATAATAGCAGTACAGTAAGGTGCAAATTACACTTGAGACATGTTGCATTTCGACTAGCGGTGACATCCTCTGCCAGTGATGTTACAGAGTAATTAAAGACTCCTGGGGATGTTCCAGTCAATACTCACAAATaccacaaaacaacacaaagcaTGGATTACATGGGAATGCTATGAAAGACTGGAGTGAAGAAAGACCAGACTCTTTGATTCaagttttagtttttgtcaCCCATATTCTAAATGTGCCCTATGTTTTACTCAGGTTGACCTCTCCCCTCATTTTGTTTTAACAGATGACCGGGATAAATCCTCTCTGGACAAGTGGAGCGGTCAGGAAGCTGCTGCATCACTTTAAACCCAGGCTGCCTACACAACTCGACTTCTAACGCAAATTAATAAGTAAGCAAGAACAAAGCGAGGAAAAGATTAGAGGAGAAGCAGCGATATACTGCGATATGTTGCCACTGCTGGAGCCAATATCACACATCGCAGGCATGAGGCCGAAGgcaacagtggcaagaaaaCTAAAGCTGCTTAGTTTCGACTAAGATAATGGACAAGACACACTTGATTTGAAAGCATAGAtatatgacttttcttttttagttaGCATGGTGTTGCTTCAATTACAGTAATAGCCTTTCAGATGCTAATATAACCAGAGATTTATTTCACCTGGGCATTTTTTAAATCAGGTTAACTGGGGGAATAATAATTTACATACTGAATCTGAATGGGATGGAAAAAATACTGAGGTGCTCAGAGTCTTAACTGCAATCACCAAAGCTCGTCTTGTAATACTAATGTAGCCCAGAGGGGCTGTGAATGGTGCTTTCTGAGAGCTACATCAGACTACTATGAGAGGAGGTTAATTCAttattaaatgtataaatatctCCCAGAAAATCTGTAAAAGGTGTACTTCTTAATCTAGACAGAAAGGATACTTCAAAACGTGCGAGCTGGCTTAGAAGCCAGTTTTAAGTTTAAGCATATTCTAACCATCAGGATATGCTTTCAAAATGACATTGCAAAGGTCTGAGCGGATATAGAGCAgtttacacattatatatacacatcacATATTTATAAACATCCTCAAATAATTTCTATTTAAGGCGGCCTGGAAAATCAAGTTATCAAAAACAGTTGTTGCGTTAGGAAACCCAACTCGTGCATGTGAGCAATGCTTTTTTGAGGGGGGAATCTGAGAGGGAAAACTAAGAGACATGACTGAGCTACAATACTGTTCCCTAGTCAGAACTGAGATGCTTTAAGTGGAAAGGAAAAGGTCGGTCATGTAGTGATTAAAGAGCTCGGTCAGTATGCTACCTTAAGGCCGGAGGGAAGTTTGCCAAAGTAGAATTGTAGATGAGATCCCATGTTTTATCAATGATTAAgaagaacatacagtacaaccaatattgtttttttaacttagTGAAAGAGAATGGTTGGACGACCGTGGAGCACCTAAGTATTTCAACACTCACAGCCTGTCCCACAGGCCCCGCAGCCAGCAGTGTGCCCGCCATGtcccaaacacggacacacaggGCTTCACAGTCAACACTGCACTGGTGTGTCCAGCAGGGAGGACACCCGAGGGAGAGCAGGACAAGGTTTCACTCTCGGCAGACAGAGACTCTGGTTACAGTTTGTGTCACAGCTGGCCGTCACGACACCGCCGTCTCCCTTTACGAGCTCTCCAGAGCATCTAGGACTTTCATGATCTGCTGCTTAA is part of the Perca flavescens isolate YP-PL-M2 chromosome 9, PFLA_1.0, whole genome shotgun sequence genome and harbors:
- the nit2 gene encoding omega-amidase NIT2, whose protein sequence is MSTLAKAMSKFRLAVVQLQVTSVKQDNLSRARRLVNEAAGQGSKVVLLPECFNSPYGTSFFSEYAERIPGESTQVLSEAAKENKVFLVGGSIPEEDGGKLYNSCTVFGPDGELILKHRKIHLFDIDVPGKIRFQESETLSPGNSLSMFQTPFCKVGVGICYDMRFAELAQLYSREGCQLLVYPGAFNMTTGPAHWELLQRGRAIDNQVYVATASPARDETSSYVAWGHSTVVNPWGEVISKAGPEEAVIYADIDLQYLADIRQQIPITAQRRDDIYAVTSVQGVSS